The following coding sequences lie in one Halorussus rarus genomic window:
- a CDS encoding ABC transporter substrate-binding protein, producing MGDRQIPRRQILQATGATGIVALAGCAGGNSSDQATTTGETTTTDNSSGESGQTNSGGTLNVAQHLQPSRFDPILQYSNPDALIGNRVFSKLYTYNEGTETVPNVAKSDPEISNNNTRYVIPLREDVTFHNGDPLTAEDVAYSFMAPIEEETPLSGIFQVIDSATVVDEHTVQFDLKYPFAMFDDVLTHHIVPKSVREDDKEAFNTEQPVGSGPFQFVDWEESSYVSLERWDDYWGDELPNLSGVRFEPITESTTRVTELRTGDQDLIETIPPKLWNTVGSMQDASIDAVESIGYFYVAFNLNEGPTQNLKVREAIDYTFSMDDAVQQFIEPAGVRQYCPMPGPIVEDWGFPAEQWQDIPNDKDVAQAKQLFAEADVPSDWNCKIIVPPDDNRENIGISIANGIKEAGYNANVQRLDWGTLLSQAYTGNADDYNIYVLGWVRYPDPDDFMFNLFHPDAEGANQGVYYRNEEVAQQISQARKSIDREERKQLYTQAITTILEDKVHLPAFNYKNSFGVRSSVQDFGVHAVAPINPRLLTDYANVSVDR from the coding sequence CGACCGGCGCTACCGGTATCGTCGCGCTCGCAGGCTGTGCCGGCGGTAATTCCTCGGACCAGGCGACCACCACCGGGGAGACGACGACAACCGATAACTCGAGCGGGGAATCGGGCCAGACCAACTCCGGGGGTACGCTGAACGTGGCCCAGCACCTCCAGCCGTCGCGGTTCGACCCGATCCTCCAGTACTCGAACCCCGACGCGCTCATCGGGAACCGGGTGTTCAGCAAGCTGTACACCTACAACGAGGGGACCGAGACGGTGCCCAACGTCGCGAAGTCCGATCCGGAGATCTCGAACAACAACACCCGGTACGTCATTCCGCTGCGCGAGGACGTCACGTTCCACAACGGCGATCCGCTGACCGCGGAGGACGTGGCGTACTCGTTCATGGCGCCCATCGAGGAGGAGACCCCGCTTAGCGGTATCTTCCAGGTCATCGACAGCGCCACCGTCGTCGACGAGCACACGGTCCAGTTCGACCTCAAGTACCCGTTCGCCATGTTCGACGACGTGCTGACCCACCACATCGTCCCCAAGTCGGTTCGCGAGGACGACAAGGAGGCGTTTAACACCGAGCAACCGGTCGGTTCGGGACCGTTCCAGTTCGTCGACTGGGAGGAGAGTTCGTACGTCAGCCTCGAACGGTGGGACGACTACTGGGGCGACGAACTTCCCAACCTGTCGGGCGTCAGATTCGAGCCCATCACCGAGTCGACGACCCGTGTGACGGAACTCCGAACCGGCGACCAGGACCTCATCGAGACCATCCCGCCGAAGCTGTGGAACACGGTCGGGAGCATGCAGGACGCGAGTATCGACGCGGTCGAGAGCATCGGCTACTTCTACGTCGCCTTCAACCTGAACGAGGGACCGACCCAGAACCTGAAGGTGCGAGAGGCCATCGACTACACCTTCTCGATGGACGACGCGGTTCAGCAGTTCATCGAGCCGGCCGGCGTCCGCCAGTACTGCCCGATGCCCGGTCCCATCGTCGAGGACTGGGGTTTCCCGGCCGAACAGTGGCAGGACATTCCCAACGACAAGGACGTCGCCCAGGCCAAGCAGCTGTTCGCGGAGGCCGACGTCCCCTCCGACTGGAACTGCAAGATAATCGTCCCGCCGGACGACAACCGCGAGAACATCGGCATCAGCATCGCCAACGGCATCAAGGAGGCCGGCTACAACGCCAACGTCCAGCGGCTCGACTGGGGGACGCTGCTGAGTCAGGCGTACACCGGTAACGCCGACGACTACAACATCTACGTCCTCGGCTGGGTCCGGTACCCCGACCCCGACGACTTCATGTTCAACCTCTTCCATCCCGACGCCGAGGGCGCGAACCAGGGCGTCTACTACCGGAACGAGGAGGTCGCCCAGCAGATATCGCAGGCCCGCAAGTCCATCGACCGGGAGGAGCGCAAGCAGCTGTACACCCAGGCCATCACCACGATACTGGAGGACAAGGTCCACCTCCCGGCGTTCAACTACAAGAACTCCTTCGGCGTCCGCTCGTCGGTCCAGGACTTCGGGGTCCACGCGGTCGCGCCCATCAATCCCCGTTTGCTCACCGACTACGCGAACGTCTCCGTCGACCGATAG
- a CDS encoding ABC transporter permease: MSLVRYVVRRLTQSVFVLWGVATITFLLVYAAPGDPIRILIGPSADASTIEAVRAKYGLNQPLYVQYAKYLLNVAGGDLGRSIHYGVPVVEKILERFPTTLLLVASSFAFAIATAVPIGILSAKRRNEAVDHVFRVLGLVGVSTPSFWIGLLLIIVFAYHLGMFPATELILPWESPGDVEGASTRFEVLRTAATHLVLPTLTLGTLQMAAIMRIERSSMLEVLNQEYVKLARAFGVPERTILRKHAFRNAQLPVLTVVGLQLTTALGGSVLTETVFDIGGMGTLIITAVRARDYPLVLGTTLFFASMFVVGVLVTDLLYAYLDPRISYGEADV; this comes from the coding sequence ATGAGTTTAGTTCGGTACGTCGTTCGTCGGCTGACGCAGTCGGTCTTCGTGCTGTGGGGCGTAGCCACCATCACGTTCCTGTTGGTGTACGCCGCACCGGGCGACCCGATTCGGATCCTGATCGGGCCGAGCGCGGACGCCTCGACCATCGAGGCCGTCCGCGCCAAATACGGCCTCAATCAGCCGCTGTACGTCCAGTACGCCAAGTACCTGCTCAACGTCGCGGGCGGCGACCTCGGTCGCAGCATCCACTACGGGGTACCGGTGGTCGAGAAGATACTCGAACGGTTCCCGACCACCCTGCTGTTGGTGGCGTCCAGCTTCGCGTTCGCCATCGCCACCGCCGTCCCCATCGGGATCTTGTCCGCCAAGCGCCGCAACGAGGCCGTCGATCACGTGTTCCGCGTGCTCGGTCTGGTCGGGGTCAGCACGCCCAGCTTCTGGATCGGCCTCCTGCTCATCATCGTGTTCGCGTATCACCTCGGAATGTTCCCGGCGACCGAGCTCATCCTACCGTGGGAATCGCCCGGCGACGTCGAGGGAGCGTCGACGCGGTTCGAGGTCCTTCGGACGGCCGCGACCCACCTGGTGCTCCCGACGCTGACGCTGGGCACGCTCCAGATGGCGGCCATCATGCGCATCGAGCGGTCGTCGATGCTGGAGGTGCTCAACCAGGAGTACGTGAAGCTCGCGCGGGCGTTCGGCGTCCCCGAGCGTACCATCCTCCGGAAGCACGCCTTTCGGAACGCCCAACTGCCGGTGTTGACGGTGGTCGGACTGCAGTTGACGACGGCGCTGGGCGGCTCGGTGCTGACAGAGACGGTGTTCGACATCGGCGGGATGGGGACGCTGATAATCACCGCCGTGCGGGCGCGGGACTACCCGCTGGTGCTCGGGACGACGCTGTTCTTCGCCAGCATGTTCGTCGTCGGCGTCCTCGTGACCGACCTGCTGTACGCGTATCTCGATCCGCGCATCTCCTACGGGGAGGCTGATGTCTGA